The Desulfosporosinus acidiphilus SJ4 genome has a window encoding:
- a CDS encoding alkaline phosphatase family protein has protein sequence MKKAILFVIDSLHPTVLGRILAEGNAPALSFLAEHGTYIERVISTFPTMTPVATSSMITGSGPHRHGVPGFIWYNESIRRIVDYGATWQNLLKIGPEKVIRNLLLNLNGEHLASDTPTLYETLEAAGFSTGNINLFMHRAAHTYTAKLPFFIALATGFKVRSEEVFGPSHLTLGQLVHPPFSQRSSAYPRGPFHRFGFNDVYSGEIARQLVHDGSLPDFTVVYFPDNDKNSHHYGPLRTGPSLELADQQIASILDEFGSWDMALEKTAMIVTGDHAQSTVGLGPEYLIDLDQQLKMFKRLRPMETAEEGYHEIAVCPNERMAFIYLLHRSQDLLPSIVDILGKDARNAQISWKAGENKYSVLQGGTERQLYFSGEGSFTDVYGQSWSFEGDLSVVDAQVTGEHTIEFGKFPDAFMRLMSALEARKGDRVVVSAISGCEYYAEGAPIHPGGGSHGSLEEEDSTVPMIVTGMPLPVREPRIIDLYTMILEHFGVS, from the coding sequence ATGAAAAAGGCCATCCTCTTTGTGATAGACTCTTTACACCCGACGGTATTAGGAAGAATTCTGGCAGAAGGGAATGCTCCCGCTCTCAGTTTTTTGGCGGAACATGGAACTTATATTGAACGGGTTATTTCGACGTTCCCTACCATGACACCTGTGGCCACCAGCTCGATGATAACCGGGTCAGGCCCTCACCGGCATGGTGTTCCCGGATTTATTTGGTACAATGAAAGTATACGAAGAATTGTCGATTACGGTGCAACTTGGCAAAATCTTTTGAAGATCGGCCCCGAAAAGGTTATTCGTAATTTGTTATTAAACCTCAACGGAGAGCATCTTGCTTCAGATACTCCTACTCTCTATGAGACATTAGAGGCTGCGGGATTCAGCACCGGGAATATCAACCTTTTTATGCATAGGGCTGCTCATACATATACGGCAAAACTTCCGTTCTTCATTGCATTAGCTACTGGCTTTAAGGTTCGATCTGAAGAGGTTTTCGGCCCTTCTCATTTAACCTTAGGACAACTGGTTCACCCGCCTTTTTCTCAGCGGTCATCGGCTTATCCCAGGGGTCCTTTTCACCGTTTTGGGTTTAATGATGTTTATTCAGGCGAAATAGCCCGGCAGCTTGTTCATGATGGTAGTTTGCCTGATTTCACGGTGGTTTACTTTCCGGATAATGATAAGAATTCTCATCATTACGGTCCTTTGCGCACAGGTCCTTCCTTGGAACTGGCTGATCAACAAATCGCGTCAATCCTTGATGAATTTGGTTCCTGGGATATGGCCTTAGAGAAAACGGCCATGATTGTCACTGGAGATCATGCCCAATCAACCGTAGGATTAGGTCCCGAATACCTAATTGATCTGGATCAACAGCTTAAAATGTTTAAGCGCTTGAGACCCATGGAAACGGCTGAAGAGGGATACCACGAAATTGCTGTCTGCCCGAATGAACGTATGGCCTTTATTTATCTTTTACATAGATCACAGGATCTTTTACCGTCAATTGTGGATATTCTGGGCAAGGATGCAAGGAATGCCCAGATTTCCTGGAAAGCTGGGGAAAATAAATATTCTGTTCTTCAAGGCGGGACGGAAAGGCAGCTTTATTTTTCCGGTGAGGGTTCCTTTACGGATGTTTATGGTCAAAGCTGGTCTTTTGAAGGGGATTTAAGCGTGGTTGATGCTCAAGTGACAGGTGAGCATACCATCGAATTTGGAAAATTCCCTGATGCCTTTATGCGTCTCATGTCCGCTTTGGAAGCACGCAAGGGAGATCGAGTGGTTGTTTCCGCCATATCCGGATGTGAGTATTATGCAGAAGGGGCACCGATTCACCCCGGAGGAGGCAGCCATGGCTCCTTAGAAGAAGAGGATTCCACCGTGCCTATGATTGTGACCGGTATGCCTCTCCCCGTTCGGGAACCGCGAATTATTGATTTATATACTATGATATTAGAGCATTTTGGCGTTAGTTGA
- a CDS encoding YihY/virulence factor BrkB family protein codes for MILWRRILAFIRSLLKSIMEHNIAALAAAIAFFGFSSMIPLLLLLIYGASIFIPQETVQNFISAVFQSYVPALPDAKIYLSQNVSRLVLLGSNKVGLFGILGLLWTTVGGFVSFQRILDTIWNVHERRSFLKQYLVGFGMLMVLVSLTVVSSLATIVSVALVKNFLTPQQSIPLWLAFFHGISHLSFPLLLFLTCLFCYRFLPSQTISYFYLFLGALISTLGIYLSRVAFVWYTANLGQYEMIYGSLTFIMLFTFWAYISCIIVLFGAEVAVTLNKLKDADKEFR; via the coding sequence ATGATTCTTTGGCGAAGGATTCTTGCGTTTATACGGAGTCTCTTAAAGTCGATCATGGAGCATAATATAGCCGCCTTAGCGGCGGCTATCGCATTTTTTGGCTTCTCTTCCATGATCCCTTTGCTGCTCTTATTGATTTATGGTGCTTCGATTTTTATTCCTCAGGAGACAGTACAGAACTTTATATCTGCCGTTTTTCAGTCTTATGTTCCGGCTTTGCCGGATGCCAAGATCTATCTTTCCCAAAATGTGTCCAGATTGGTCTTATTAGGCTCAAATAAAGTGGGCCTTTTTGGGATTCTTGGGCTGCTTTGGACCACTGTAGGCGGTTTTGTTTCCTTTCAGAGAATTTTAGATACCATTTGGAACGTTCACGAGAGAAGGTCTTTTCTTAAACAGTACCTGGTTGGGTTTGGCATGCTCATGGTTCTAGTCAGCCTAACGGTTGTTTCTTCTTTGGCAACGATTGTCTCTGTAGCTCTTGTTAAGAATTTTCTTACTCCTCAGCAAAGCATTCCCTTATGGCTGGCGTTTTTTCACGGCATATCCCATTTGTCTTTTCCTTTGCTGCTGTTTTTGACCTGTCTTTTTTGTTATAGGTTTTTGCCCTCCCAAACGATTAGCTATTTTTATCTTTTCTTAGGTGCTCTGATCTCAACGTTAGGTATATACCTCTCACGAGTTGCCTTCGTTTGGTATACGGCAAACTTAGGTCAATATGAGATGATCTATGGTAGTCTGACATTTATCATGCTATTTACCTTTTGGGCTTACATTTCCTGTATTATTGTTTTGTTTGGAGCTGAAGTGGCAGTGACTTTGAACAAGCTAAAAGATGCTGATAAGGAATTTAGATAA
- the pyrE gene encoding orotate phosphoribosyltransferase produces the protein MPENQTINKNQTLTEEDYLDLFRKSNALLDGHFLLTSGKHSAQYMQCAQVLQYPQRAAVLAEGLASAFRDKEIETVIGPAMGGILVAHEVAKALGVRALFTERENGIMRLRRGFSLSPGEKVLVVEDVITTGGSVREVLTVVQEMEAIPVGVGVLVDRSGGSVDFGLPKRSILQLKIEAYDAQECPLCAQGIPAIKPGSRKI, from the coding sequence ATGCCGGAAAATCAGACCATCAATAAAAACCAGACCCTTACTGAAGAGGATTATCTCGATTTATTCAGAAAAAGCAACGCCCTTTTAGACGGCCACTTTCTCTTGACCTCCGGAAAACACAGCGCCCAATACATGCAATGTGCCCAAGTGCTGCAGTATCCTCAGCGGGCGGCAGTTTTGGCGGAGGGGTTAGCTTCGGCTTTTCGTGACAAGGAGATTGAAACTGTCATAGGACCCGCCATGGGAGGCATTCTGGTGGCTCATGAAGTTGCTAAGGCTTTAGGCGTTCGTGCTTTATTCACTGAACGAGAAAATGGAATCATGAGACTGCGCAGAGGGTTTAGCCTTTCGCCCGGCGAAAAGGTACTGGTGGTAGAAGATGTCATTACAACCGGGGGATCTGTGCGTGAAGTCCTTACAGTAGTTCAAGAGATGGAAGCCATACCGGTTGGGGTTGGGGTTTTAGTTGATCGCAGCGGCGGGTCGGTGGATTTTGGCTTACCTAAGCGTTCCATTCTGCAATTAAAGATTGAAGCCTATGATGCCCAGGAATGTCCCCTTTGTGCCCAAGGAATCCCGGCCATAAAGCCGGGAAGCAGAAAAATCTAG
- the pyrF gene encoding orotidine-5'-phosphate decarboxylase translates to MVALDVKGREDALVLANALQGSGCWLKVGMELYAYAGPAMIRELRALGFPIFLDLKLHDIPTTVERAIRGFVQAGVDMINVHCSGGYEMMARAASAVREEGDKLQVVPKVIGVTVLTSMSEHQFKEEMGVQRKLQEHVVALARLAEKAGLDGVVASAQEASEIRRNTAQDFLIVTPGIRPAWSEADDQMRVLTPHEALAAGSSYLVVGRPITRAENPREALERLWLT, encoded by the coding sequence ATGGTTGCCCTGGATGTTAAAGGGCGAGAAGACGCCCTTGTTTTGGCAAATGCCCTTCAGGGAAGCGGCTGCTGGCTTAAAGTCGGAATGGAATTGTACGCCTATGCTGGGCCGGCCATGATTCGGGAACTAAGGGCACTGGGATTCCCCATTTTTTTGGATCTAAAATTACATGATATTCCGACGACCGTAGAACGAGCCATTCGTGGGTTTGTACAAGCCGGAGTGGATATGATCAACGTACACTGCAGCGGTGGCTATGAAATGATGGCTCGAGCGGCTTCTGCCGTCCGTGAAGAAGGAGATAAACTGCAAGTTGTTCCGAAAGTTATAGGAGTGACGGTTTTGACAAGCATGTCGGAGCACCAATTTAAAGAGGAAATGGGAGTGCAGCGCAAGTTGCAGGAACATGTTGTGGCCTTGGCCAGACTCGCTGAAAAGGCGGGTTTAGATGGAGTTGTAGCATCAGCTCAAGAAGCCAGCGAGATTCGCAGGAATACGGCCCAGGATTTTTTGATTGTTACTCCGGGAATTCGGCCTGCTTGGAGCGAAGCAGATGATCAAATGCGGGTTTTAACTCCTCATGAAGCCTTGGCGGCGGGCAGTTCTTATCTCGTGGTGGGCAGACCGATTACTCGTGCTGAAAATCCTCGAGAAGCTTTAGAGAGACTATGGCTGACCTAA
- a CDS encoding dihydroorotate dehydrogenase → MKPVDMTTRLGEITLRNPIITASGTYGFGEEYLAYCPLEALGGITLKGITPLPRLGNPVPRLAETPAGLLNAVGLENPGLEEFLKSYLPKLGQAPTAIIANISGFSLEDYASMARALQQDSGITALEVNISCPNVKHGGMHFGTDPQSAQEVMAAVKAETNLPVIAKLSPNVTDIVGMARAVQRGGADALSLINTLLGMSIDIDAQRPVLANTFGGLSGPAIRPVAVRMVWQVAEAVDLPIIGMGGITSWEDAVEFLLAGATAVSIGTGNFYNPQAPLEILEGIRTYCEQRGYSKVKELVGLAHRG, encoded by the coding sequence ATGAAACCTGTTGATATGACGACCCGGCTTGGTGAAATTACTCTCCGAAATCCCATAATCACCGCGTCCGGAACCTATGGATTTGGTGAGGAGTATCTCGCCTATTGTCCTCTTGAAGCTTTGGGCGGGATTACCTTAAAGGGGATTACTCCTCTGCCCCGCCTTGGCAATCCGGTTCCCAGACTTGCTGAGACACCGGCAGGACTCTTAAATGCTGTTGGTCTGGAAAACCCGGGATTAGAGGAATTCCTAAAATCTTATCTGCCGAAACTTGGCCAAGCTCCCACAGCAATAATAGCTAATATATCTGGGTTTTCTCTGGAGGATTATGCCTCCATGGCCCGGGCCTTGCAGCAGGATTCAGGAATAACGGCCTTAGAAGTTAACATTTCCTGCCCCAATGTTAAACATGGCGGGATGCATTTCGGAACAGACCCTCAGAGCGCCCAGGAAGTGATGGCTGCTGTCAAGGCTGAGACAAACCTGCCGGTTATTGCTAAGCTTTCTCCTAATGTCACAGATATCGTCGGGATGGCTCGAGCGGTCCAACGCGGTGGTGCGGATGCCCTCTCTCTCATTAATACGCTTTTAGGAATGAGCATTGACATCGATGCCCAGCGTCCCGTCTTAGCGAACACCTTTGGGGGGCTATCCGGGCCTGCCATTCGTCCCGTGGCGGTACGGATGGTTTGGCAAGTGGCTGAAGCAGTAGATTTACCCATCATTGGTATGGGGGGAATTACTTCTTGGGAGGATGCGGTGGAATTCCTCTTAGCCGGCGCAACAGCCGTCAGTATTGGCACAGGCAATTTTTACAACCCCCAGGCCCCCCTGGAAATTCTGGAGGGTATCCGTACTTACTGTGAACAAAGAGGGTACTCTAAAGTGAAGGAATTAGTGGGTTTAGCCCATAGGGGTTAA
- a CDS encoding dihydroorotate dehydrogenase electron transfer subunit, with protein MLSQGLIVRHEDMGDYDQKLRRLVLKGPFAKIAKAGQFVSLQVQDSARASLDPLLRRPISIAEICQEREEITLLYRIKGRGTKILAQARCGESLSILGPLGNGFSLPQEGELWLVAGGIGIFPLFALAQKAIAQGLNLRLFWGGENKAFLESAGLTQWRELAIEMSLSTLDGSLGSQGLVTEPVREALNKLEPGNKNGEAQENRVHIAVCGPKGMMQSVAELCKTFKIPAEVSLEERMGCAVGACLGCVCALKDSEGRLIHKKVCLDGPVFPGEEVVWDETC; from the coding sequence ATGCTTTCCCAGGGACTTATTGTAAGACATGAAGACATGGGTGACTATGATCAAAAGCTTAGGCGATTGGTTCTCAAAGGGCCCTTCGCCAAGATTGCCAAGGCAGGACAATTCGTTTCGCTGCAGGTTCAGGACTCTGCACGAGCATCCTTAGACCCTTTATTACGGCGTCCCATTAGCATTGCCGAGATTTGTCAGGAGCGGGAGGAGATCACGCTCCTTTACCGAATCAAGGGCAGAGGAACAAAGATTCTTGCCCAAGCTCGCTGCGGGGAGAGTTTAAGTATCCTAGGTCCGTTAGGAAATGGCTTTTCTTTGCCCCAAGAGGGAGAACTCTGGTTAGTTGCCGGGGGAATTGGTATTTTCCCCTTGTTCGCCTTAGCTCAAAAGGCTATTGCCCAAGGGTTGAACCTGCGGTTATTCTGGGGAGGAGAAAACAAGGCCTTCTTGGAGAGCGCGGGATTGACTCAGTGGAGAGAATTGGCAATAGAAATGAGCCTCAGTACCTTGGATGGGAGTCTCGGCTCCCAGGGCTTGGTAACGGAACCGGTTCGAGAAGCCCTCAATAAGCTGGAACCTGGAAACAAAAATGGTGAAGCCCAAGAAAACCGAGTGCATATAGCGGTATGTGGCCCTAAGGGCATGATGCAGAGCGTTGCAGAACTCTGTAAAACCTTTAAAATTCCTGCAGAAGTATCGTTGGAAGAACGAATGGGCTGTGCTGTAGGGGCTTGTCTGGGATGTGTATGTGCGTTAAAGGATAGCGAGGGCCGCTTGATTCACAAAAAAGTTTGTTTAGACGGACCGGTTTTTCCTGGTGAGGAGGTTGTTTGGGATGAAACCTGTTGA
- the carB gene encoding carbamoyl-phosphate synthase large subunit, with protein sequence MPKKEWKKVLVIGSGPIIIGQAAEFDYAGTQACRAIREEGIEVILVNSNPATIMTDRETADRIYIEPLTVESVERIIERERPDGLIPTMGGQTGLNLAYQLAKRGVLERCGTTLMGTSLQSIDQAEDRESFRGLMQRLGEPIPESKIVDNIEDALEFAGQTGYPLIVRPAFTLGGTGGGIVESNEELEQVAQSGLQASLIGQILVERSVAGWKEVEFEVLRDGLGNCITICHMENMDPVGVHTGDSIVVAPCQTLTDREVQMLRSASRRIVNGLGIEGGCNVQFALHPSRMEYVVIEVNPRLSRSSALASKATGYPIAKVAAKIALGYALTELKNAVTGKTSACFEPALDYVVVKIPRWPFDKFTDADRKLGTQMKATGEVMGIGRNLETALLKAIRSLDIKVSGVLMKELENLSDQDLKTACQQPDDRELFVLAEGIRRGWPLEELAELTGWNSYFLMILQRLVDFGGNLKISSWDAETLSKGKRLGFSDTEIADFWNTTEDEIYLFRRKNKILPVFKMVDTCAGEFEATTPYFYSSYDVEDEGEVHKRPKVVVLGSGPIRIGQGIEFDYCSVHAVLALRRRGYESIIVNNNPETVSTDFDTADRLYFEPLTLEDVSAILDKEQPEGVIVQFGGQTAISLAGSLERRGYRILGTSVENIDRAEERGTFDRVLQELGAKRPRGGGARTMAEVRQVAERIGFPLVVRPSYVLGGRAMEIVYAEKELELVVKRAFSASSDQEIWMDQYLLGKEVEVDAISDGENVFIPGIMEHLERAGVHSGDSIAVYPPQSLEEEMQKRIIALTESLARSLQIKGLINIQYVIYRKELFVLEVNPRSSRTVPFLSKVTGVPIVDWGTQVILGRRWEEIGIPHGIWPLENRVAVKAPVFSFSKLQKVEPSLGPEMKSTGEVMGMDKTYEKALYKALLSMGLSFTTYGTVLVTLADRDKEEGVDLVRRFEELGFRILATAGTARYLTNKGIRVEPIAKLHDGSNEIIDGIRKHKIRYVINSTTHGRVQESDGFAIRRAAVEYGIPCFTSLDTAAALLHVLESISPSLLPL encoded by the coding sequence ATGCCCAAGAAAGAATGGAAAAAGGTTCTGGTCATTGGCTCAGGCCCCATTATTATTGGGCAGGCGGCAGAGTTTGATTATGCCGGGACCCAGGCCTGCCGGGCAATACGGGAAGAGGGAATTGAGGTTATCCTGGTAAATTCCAATCCGGCAACGATTATGACGGATCGGGAAACGGCCGATCGAATTTACATCGAACCTTTAACTGTAGAATCTGTAGAGCGTATTATTGAACGTGAGAGACCTGACGGTTTAATTCCGACCATGGGCGGGCAAACGGGCCTTAACTTGGCTTACCAACTGGCTAAACGCGGAGTTTTGGAACGCTGCGGTACCACGTTGATGGGAACCTCCTTGCAGAGCATCGATCAGGCTGAAGACCGGGAAAGTTTCCGAGGCTTGATGCAGCGTTTGGGTGAACCCATCCCGGAGAGCAAAATTGTCGATAACATCGAGGATGCTCTGGAGTTTGCCGGGCAAACGGGTTATCCTTTGATCGTGCGGCCCGCTTTCACACTGGGGGGAACCGGAGGCGGAATTGTCGAAAGTAATGAGGAGCTGGAACAAGTTGCTCAAAGCGGACTGCAGGCAAGTCTTATAGGCCAGATTTTAGTCGAGCGAAGCGTCGCCGGCTGGAAAGAAGTCGAATTTGAGGTCTTGCGGGACGGGTTAGGCAACTGTATTACCATTTGTCATATGGAAAATATGGATCCCGTTGGAGTACATACGGGAGACAGCATTGTTGTTGCCCCTTGTCAAACGTTAACTGATCGGGAAGTTCAGATGCTGCGCAGCGCTTCGCGACGGATCGTCAATGGGCTGGGAATTGAAGGCGGGTGCAATGTTCAGTTTGCTCTTCATCCTTCGAGGATGGAATATGTAGTGATTGAAGTCAATCCCCGGCTTAGCCGCTCCAGTGCCCTGGCGTCCAAGGCTACCGGGTATCCTATTGCTAAGGTCGCAGCGAAAATCGCTTTAGGGTATGCGCTGACTGAACTAAAAAATGCCGTAACGGGTAAGACCTCCGCTTGTTTTGAACCTGCTTTGGACTATGTCGTGGTCAAGATACCCCGCTGGCCTTTTGATAAATTCACTGATGCGGATCGCAAACTGGGAACTCAAATGAAAGCCACCGGAGAAGTAATGGGTATCGGCAGAAATTTAGAAACTGCTTTGCTGAAAGCCATTCGTTCGCTGGATATAAAAGTATCTGGGGTCCTCATGAAGGAATTAGAGAACCTAAGCGACCAAGACCTAAAGACTGCTTGTCAGCAGCCGGATGATCGCGAATTGTTTGTTCTGGCCGAGGGAATACGCAGGGGATGGCCTCTTGAGGAATTAGCGGAACTTACAGGCTGGAACTCCTATTTCCTGATGATATTGCAACGGTTAGTCGACTTCGGCGGAAATTTAAAAATCTCTTCTTGGGATGCCGAAACCTTAAGCAAAGGTAAACGATTAGGCTTTTCCGATACGGAAATAGCAGATTTTTGGAATACTACAGAAGATGAAATTTATCTGTTTCGCCGCAAGAACAAAATATTACCTGTCTTCAAAATGGTCGATACCTGCGCCGGAGAGTTTGAAGCGACGACTCCTTACTTTTACTCCAGTTATGATGTTGAAGACGAAGGGGAGGTCCATAAGCGGCCTAAGGTTGTGGTCCTGGGTTCTGGGCCGATTCGGATCGGACAGGGGATTGAATTTGACTATTGTTCGGTGCATGCTGTCCTGGCATTGAGACGGAGGGGATATGAGAGTATTATTGTTAATAATAATCCCGAAACTGTCTCTACGGATTTTGATACTGCCGACCGGCTGTATTTTGAACCTTTGACCTTGGAAGATGTTTCGGCGATTTTAGATAAAGAACAACCGGAGGGTGTTATCGTTCAGTTTGGGGGACAGACGGCTATCAGTTTAGCTGGCAGCTTAGAGCGGCGAGGCTACCGGATTTTAGGTACCAGTGTGGAAAATATAGATCGCGCGGAAGAGAGAGGAACCTTTGATCGTGTTTTGCAGGAATTAGGGGCTAAGCGCCCGCGGGGGGGCGGAGCCAGGACGATGGCAGAGGTCCGGCAAGTGGCGGAAAGGATCGGCTTTCCTTTAGTGGTTCGTCCTTCCTATGTCCTCGGGGGACGGGCCATGGAAATTGTCTATGCGGAAAAGGAGCTGGAACTGGTCGTAAAGCGCGCTTTCAGTGCTTCTTCCGACCAAGAAATCTGGATGGACCAATATCTTCTGGGCAAGGAAGTGGAGGTTGATGCAATCTCTGATGGGGAGAACGTTTTTATCCCGGGTATTATGGAACACCTGGAACGGGCCGGAGTTCACTCGGGAGATTCCATTGCCGTATATCCTCCCCAATCCCTGGAAGAGGAGATGCAAAAGAGAATAATCGCTTTGACAGAATCCTTGGCCCGGTCGCTGCAAATAAAAGGCTTAATCAATATTCAATACGTCATCTATCGAAAGGAACTCTTTGTCTTGGAAGTTAATCCCCGATCCAGCAGAACTGTACCTTTTTTAAGTAAAGTGACTGGGGTGCCCATTGTAGATTGGGGAACTCAGGTTATCTTAGGCAGGCGGTGGGAAGAAATCGGGATTCCCCATGGTATCTGGCCTTTGGAAAATCGAGTGGCAGTTAAGGCTCCTGTTTTTTCTTTTTCGAAGCTGCAAAAGGTTGAACCTTCTTTAGGGCCGGAGATGAAATCTACCGGAGAAGTTATGGGGATGGACAAGACTTATGAGAAAGCTCTGTATAAAGCTCTCTTAAGCATGGGACTTTCCTTTACAACCTACGGAACCGTGTTAGTTACTTTGGCAGATCGGGATAAAGAAGAAGGGGTCGATCTTGTTCGACGGTTTGAAGAACTAGGGTTTCGGATTCTGGCGACGGCCGGGACGGCACGATATTTAACAAATAAAGGAATAAGAGTTGAACCCATTGCCAAGCTTCATGATGGTTCCAATGAAATTATCGACGGGATTCGAAAACATAAAATTCGGTATGTGATCAACTCCACCACTCACGGGCGAGTTCAGGAGAGCGACGGTTTTGCCATCCGCAGGGCTGCGGTGGAGTACGGAATTCCTTGCTTTACCAGTTTGGACACGGCGGCGGCACTTCTCCATGTGTTGGAAAGTATTTCCCCAAGCCTTCTGCCGCTGTAA
- the carA gene encoding glutamine-hydrolyzing carbamoyl-phosphate synthase small subunit, protein MAYLVFMDGTTFAGEAFGEWENYSSSPTAREVVFNTSMSGYQEMITDLSYAGQILVLTQPQIGNYGWHHEENEADKTRLQGLIVRELSQGEGSLHAEGALEEYCQQHGVQGLKGVDTRALTRYLRDFGTLSGVLVKSWEEGKDYWQVRKESSENLSNCQLNHTSTLCKDEHWVYRSTVKEVYEIPGSGPLIAVFDFGVKRNILRSLQQRGYRIMVFPAGSTAEEILWQQPRGMVLSNGPGDPSELPEIVDTVRQLYSKLPVLGICLGHQLLALAAGGETYKLPYGHRGGNHPVLDLRTGKATMTSQNHGYAVIDDSLKGTGFEVTMRNLNDGTVEGMEHETYPVLSVQFHPEGAPGPEENEEIFQRFTELVARNCPRKGRM, encoded by the coding sequence GTGGCTTATCTCGTTTTTATGGATGGGACGACCTTTGCAGGGGAAGCGTTTGGCGAGTGGGAGAACTATTCTTCCTCACCGACAGCACGGGAAGTAGTTTTTAATACATCCATGAGCGGTTATCAGGAGATGATTACGGATTTATCCTATGCCGGGCAAATCTTAGTTCTAACTCAGCCGCAAATTGGAAATTACGGCTGGCATCATGAAGAAAATGAAGCAGACAAAACTCGTCTCCAAGGCCTGATTGTTCGCGAGCTTTCTCAAGGAGAGGGAAGCCTGCATGCTGAGGGGGCATTGGAAGAATATTGCCAGCAGCATGGTGTACAAGGACTAAAAGGTGTTGATACAAGGGCATTGACCCGCTATCTAAGGGACTTCGGCACTTTGTCGGGAGTTTTAGTTAAGTCTTGGGAAGAGGGAAAAGATTATTGGCAGGTGCGGAAAGAAAGCTCTGAGAATCTGAGTAACTGTCAATTAAATCATACTAGCACTTTATGTAAAGATGAACATTGGGTTTATCGCTCAACCGTTAAAGAAGTCTATGAAATACCGGGCTCAGGCCCTTTAATAGCCGTCTTTGATTTTGGGGTTAAACGAAATATTCTGCGCTCTCTTCAACAGAGAGGCTATCGAATTATGGTGTTTCCAGCCGGATCAACGGCAGAGGAAATCTTATGGCAGCAGCCAAGGGGTATGGTTTTAAGCAATGGTCCCGGGGATCCCAGTGAATTGCCGGAAATAGTTGATACAGTCCGCCAATTGTATAGTAAACTGCCTGTTTTAGGTATCTGTCTGGGACACCAACTTCTCGCTCTGGCAGCGGGCGGGGAGACTTACAAACTTCCCTATGGGCATCGCGGAGGAAATCACCCTGTTCTTGATCTCCGAACAGGTAAGGCTACGATGACATCACAAAATCACGGTTATGCCGTTATCGATGATTCTTTAAAAGGAACCGGTTTTGAAGTCACGATGAGGAATCTTAACGACGGAACGGTAGAGGGAATGGAGCATGAAACGTATCCTGTTCTGTCAGTTCAGTTTCATCCGGAAGGAGCTCCCGGCCCGGAAGAAAATGAGGAGATTTTCCAGCGTTTCACAGAATTGGTGGCAAGAAATTGCCCAAGAAAGGGGAGAATGTAA